The sequence below is a genomic window from Scophthalmus maximus strain ysfricsl-2021 chromosome 19, ASM2237912v1, whole genome shotgun sequence.
TCAGGTTTCCTGCCGTCCTTCCTCCTACTGAGTTCACACTGTTAGTcagaaaaatctttttattaCACATTACTGCTGACTGTGATTCAGCATCATACCCTGCACTCTTTGCATTTTTGTCAGATGATATCAGTGTTAAGTGTTATATGTTTGATAAATTAAAACTAAGATGCACCTTTAAACTGCAAATCCTTTTTACATTGGTTCAACTCCAGAGCGTAAGTTCCTCTACTGCCTTGAAACGTGAGTTAGCTGAACTCAGGTTAGAGAGTAAgttcacagttgttttttcacCGCCTGTcggcaggattactcaaaaactacagGACTGATTTTGTGATGCAACTTTGTGGAGGGGTAGGGAAGGATCCAATTCTGGAGCAGATACAGATTAATGGGCAGATCccaagatttttatttattcattcattttgaatttgcttAAACATTGGGGGGATTGGGCGATAGCCTTGGCCAAGGCATGCGTTCTTGAGAGCCCTTTCATTATCTATTAATTAATCTGATTATTATTtccttatttattcataattgattatttaggctatgacatttttttaggattgtaaaaactgcaaaaagacacacacacacacccacacacacacacacacacacacacacacacatacgtggACACAGTAAGAGCGatgtctgtctctgacctcaGGCCACAGCTGGTGTGTCTGGACCTCAGTGACTGCCAGTTCCTGGACCAGAAGGCCCTGCTGAGCGCCTTGAGGACACTCCCCTGCCTCAAGACACTGGTGCTGGAGGGAAACCCCTTCACCCTTGTTCCCTCCTACCCGGGCCTCGCTGTGGACACTCTCCCCCTGCTCTCTTGCCTGGATAACTCGTGGGTTTTCCCTGAGGAAAGACATCGTTTTAGGGGCTTGGCCAAGATGAGCGGTGAGACTGTGGACTTTCCTCTCAAGGAGTTTATCTGTGAACGTGGGCTCctgttttttagttgtttttccaAGTTCCCTAATAAACAGTTTGTCATTTCATCCATATCAGGGGCGTACTTACAGTTTATGTCAGGATCATTTTCTTATCAACAGATCTGATAATGGATCAGGCATCGTTGACTGTGAGCGTGGGCAGAATGAAGGGAATGCCAGACCCACTGATGAGTGTGGATGAAAACACTCCTGACTTCCCTGTTGTTGCCTACAGTTACTTCATCTCATACGAGTTCCTGAGTCATCAAACGCCTAATAACCTGGTGACATATCCTCCCTACACTTTTCAGAATCTTGCTTCTCTGTAGGTGTAACACTGCCCAGAACATCACACAggaaaactgaatttgaatCAAGTGTATTTTGggcatcatttttgtttttaattattgaattgaattagttttcttaattttttcctGATATGGATaagggtttttttcagtttcaatttgtGTTTGAGGTCTTTGACACTTTAACACTGTAGAATAGGAAAAATGTGGAGTTATCTATATAAcgtcattatattttatttaagctTCTTCTGTGGTTTCATCCACAGAAAGTTGACACCCAGGCTGGATTTGACACAGCGCATGTGGCAGAAGACGTCTCCAGTGCTGCTGACCTACAATCAAGCGAAAACTGTAAAAGAGAAGCATCCAAAGCGGATGCTGGAGTCTTGACGGTCTACACTGAGGAAACCGGCCATGTTATTGCACATGGTAATAACACGGCCCTCATTTGACCCCCTGCAGAACAAGCACAAACGCCAATAGAGCTGAAGGAAATTTTAACCCAGAAAGATAAAAAACCTTCAGGTGCATTAAGTGAGGCGTTACGAAGGTGTTTGGAAATTTTTATTTCTGAGAAAAGCCAGGGGAGAATTATAAACACCATGAAACCAGATGATCATTTATCAAGCTGCATCATGTGTCTCTTTCcttgaatatatttattttttttgacttcCCAAAAGcctgatttttttgtgttttcatgtcttcATATGTGCAAGATGAATTATTGTGTGGTAACGTTTCGCTTGTATGTTTCGATGACTCCCTTTTCCACAGTGTCAAAACACAGCACGTCAAAACTGACATGGTCAGAGTGCATGGacttcagtgacacacacattcacgttGTTAGTGAACTGGGAGACTTGAAGAAATTCCTCAATCAAGGACTTAATCTGTGGATTGAAGAGGAAAaggtacagaaaatataaggTTTTTGGAGGgtaaatattcaaatgcaaaacTTGTCCGAACTCGTACTCTGGCACTTTTAGGTCCTGTCGTGGCCTGCGGCTTCTGAGGATATCCCAGAGTCCAAACCCAACCAGGCTGTCAAGGACAAGAAGGgaatgaaagggagagaagTAAGCCCATCATTTTTTCCTCCCCGACAAACAATTATTGAGCTTATTGATCTGATGGGTAGACTTTCAGGGAAAATCTTGGGACTGGTCATCCACAGAATTGggttcaaaaaacaaaagcttgttGTAGAAATAATTGCTGGAAATCTAGGTCTGATACTACGGCAACCAATGTGTGTACAGTCCCTAAGCACGTGTTCAATAACATGTACAGTAGCACGACCACATTCACTGCTCTAATAGATCTTACTTGTAATGAACTATTTAGCTCttgatttttgtgtttcacatgTGACTTCCACATCttgtgttatttgtttgttataAACAGAACaaatttggtttggtttgaatCCACCAGAGCTTGTCACGTCAGCCTCGCGTGGATGTTAAAAGTCCGATTTTTTGGCAGATAAATTCCGAATGAATCCAAACATAATCGCATCATCTCTTTCTCAGTCTCCAATCAAATCTACTGCCGCCAAAGACAAGTCtaaggacaaaaagaagaaaactgtaCTAGAGCTGGTCCAGGACGCCCCAATTAGAAGAAGCCTTGGCTCCATCCACATCCCCCTGCAAAGCTTGGTCGAAGGAGATCGTAAGGTCGCCGTCCTCTGCAACCTCGGTTTCCTGCGCACAGAGTCTGAGATGGGGCCTACGCAAACACACGAAAAGGTCCAAAAGCGTGTAACCGACTCTGACAGGAACACAAACTACTAATACATGGGACAGCCACCAAGATTATGAACTATCAAACTGACATGGAGACCCGTTTCATGTGCgatatgtttttcattcatccgTAGGATCcgggaaagaaaatcaaagaggaaaagaagaaggaggacaaGGAATCAAAGCTGAGAGGAGGTAATGGTACAGAACAAAATAATACGGCATCTTCAAAAGCTTAAGTACACAATCATCACAATAAGGTTCATCAGCGCTGTTGACATACAGCAGATAAATATCGTAAAAGATGTCTGATAAAAGCACCACACCTCACCACTATGGGAATCAGAGCTGAGGTGAATATACTATGGTGTTATTCTTTTGTTGACCTCATACATGGTTTATATCTACAGCGGTAGGGGGTCGAGGAGAGGGCAAAATGTGAGagacacattttgaattattattgtttcattagtcagcaaactgtttttttgatCGATCTGTTGAACCTCCTGAATCCTGTCTGATGTTGTGCTGTGCAGGcaaaggaaagggagggaggaaccATGAGGCGGACGTCCACACAGACAACCTGCCACAACCTGTGACCGTGGAGGTGAGCGTGGAGCTGGAGAAATGGCAGTCTACATCTGAAGCTCACCAACTCCTGCACCCGCACCAAACCTCCCAGAGCCCAGAGACTGTTTCGTCGTGAAGTAAAGTCTTCCCCTCATCCCTGCCGACTGTGGATTGCATGTTAAATCTATTTTACAAATTTGACGTGGGCTGCGGTTGCTGCTCTCCTGCAGTAAGTAAACTGTTTTCCAGCGATTGTATCTGCACAGGATGTgatgatataatatatacattgtCAAACTTGACTCTGAATGTAATCAAAGATAGGTCTACTTAAGCACCCAagcaaaattaaagaaattttTTTTAGCCCAAAACCTTAAGGTAAAGGAGCATTGATACTATTTTTGCTTGATCTCCATCCAGTCAGTTAAACTTCAGGAATATCAATGTGTCCATTCAGGAAGAACACATGATTGTGAATCAATTTCACCCGCTTTGGTGCAAATGAAACTGACAACAGTTGCAATGGAGGGACAAAAGCAAGACAACCCCCAATAAAGGGGAATTgtcgtctgttgtgttttccccggtctgttcctgctgttttccccctggctccagtatttggattacctgttttttgccacatctcgtggacacccttggtttgattctgtttttgttttattattaaatatcctttttcccctacatctgcatttgggtcctgcttcctgctcagccctgacaCTTGTCACCGGTCGCATGAGGCAGTACAGGACCTGCAGTCCAATCAGGTTGCACCAGGTAGTCCAGGTAGTCAGGAGCACGGAGGAGATTACCAGGAGGCCTGCCGTTACGCGAGGAGAGCTGGTCAGGGCCGTAGAAGGGCATCAACCCTTCtgtgaggaggaacaggaggagcatTGCCAGAGCCCAACAACATAACCTCCAGCAGGCTACTGGTGCGCATGATTCTGACccaactgtcagaaacagactCAATGAGCGTGGCATGACGGCAGTTCCTGGATTACGAATCCTTGATGCTATTGACCGGCCCTCTCGTTCCCCTGACCTAAATCCAATTGAGCACCTATGGGACTTAATGTATCGGTGAATCCGACGCCAAAGTACCATCACACAGTGCCCAGGAGCTCACTGATGCCCTGCGCCAGGTCTGGGAGGAGATCCCCCAGGACTCATCAGTTGACTCCTCTTATACAGTGTACATCggaaaagattttaaaattgaataattAGTTCATCAACATCTAATGTGGGATTTGAGTGTTCCCTTATCTTTTTTTGGAgcagtgtatataaatatatgaacactgctcatgaataataaatagGGGGACTTTAACTCTTACTCAAACATGGAGTACTACTTGTTTGTCATTCATATGTGGATGTGGACACAAGTAGTGTTTCACTTATGACATCATGTCCTTTCAGTGTTCATATCTTATGAAAGATAAATAGGGGGACTTTAACTCTTACTCATACATGGAGTACTACTTGTTGATGTCATTTGTATGTGGATGTGGACACAAATAGTGTTTCACTTATGACATCATGTCCTTTCAGTGTTCATATCTTATGAAAGATAAATAGGGGGACTTTAACTCTTACTCAAACATGGTGTACTACTTGTTGATGTCATTCCTTTGTAAATGTGGACACAGTGTCACTTATGACAGCATGCTCTGTCTGATGTTCCAAGATGTTTGATGTGgctgtttctcttcattttctttgatGTGAATTAACGTAATCTGTGTTTGAGGCCTTACAAATACTGTATTCCTGAACACAGACCGCCCAGGGTCTGTTAGGTTCACTGTGTCAGATGGTTAAAGTAAGTTATTTGAATGACTGAAAAGTTGCAGCTTGGTGTGTAATATTATGGAGATGCCATATGTGGTGTGATCACTTTACTCAACAGGACTTGTAGGCAACTGGATACAAGTTTAATGTACATAGACGACATGCAGTGcacaattaaaatattttttttgatatttaatttatacataaattttatttattttatacagatattcaaaacatttttttcattgattcatacagaaattatcttttaattGCAAAACAAGTTTTGGAAAGGCCGTTTCACTGGAACTGAGGACTTTTGACTGCTTCTTTCTCACCAGTCATCCAGCAGTCCCTTCATGAAGACCATAAAAAAGTTCCTTTTAAAGCCAAACAGCACTGGTTTCACTGCTCCGcgagcaacccccccccccccccccccttcacaaaATTACACACATACTATCAAACCTTTAGAGCACATAGTATTTCcagggataaaaaaataaactatagCTCACCAATTTTTGCACAaattgatatttgtttttaatcaagttttttacagtttcaaatAAAGACCTTTAATGACACGATAATATCTTTCTAGCCCCCCACAAGCTGTGCAAGCCATGTAAGGATAATCATAAGTTAAAGGACCTGTAGACCATTGCTTTTCCCACATTAATATGTTCACCTTAAGTATCACCTCACACATATAAACCCAGGATATCTGACTTTCTCCTCCAGTCATTTACAATTAGTAAAGTAATACAAAACCGTTAACTGCTGCGTTTCTTTTCCCGATGTCTGAAAGATATATTGAGGACGGCGTTCACCTATAAGAGCGCTTAAGGGCTGGTGTGGACAATAAAGACGCTTGGCAAAAACAAGCACACagaatgcgcacacacaaattaaaacccAAAGAGAACTGCGTTATCTAACATGTGCAAATATAGTGATTGTGCGAACGAGGGTTTAAAAAGGCTTCAAAAGGTCTGGTCGTCATTACAGGAGTCGGTCCAGTGGCCGAAGACCTCACAGATGTCACAGTAGGGCCGCTCTTCTCCCTTATTGCCATGGTATGTGGTGTGTGGAGGCGAGTCGGGCATCTGCATTTGCGTGGGACAGTCCTCGGTGTCGTGGAGGTCGAAACAGTCGCAGATGTCACAGAACAGCCTCGGGGgagtcttcttcttcacggGTTCCTGTCCGTGGCTGCAGAGAGAAGCAAACGGCTCCATCTGTGACAGACTGTCCAGTGATACGTTTTGCCACATGGCTAGTGTTATTTTAGATTAAGTGCGAGAGGATCTGCTGTGAGTGGGTCTTACCTGTCGTAGTTATCCAGCTCACTCTGATTATTCCCATTCAGGGCAGCTGCTGCCATTGTCTCCAGTTTGTCCTTGAGTTCCCCGTT
It includes:
- the LOC118314190 gene encoding leucine-rich repeat-containing protein 43-like translates to MSSKTLSSVTEKHIRHLCLTDFPCGNGSWRKSKDGAEAAGTEDTDALLDLLSCPRSPWWHDLSWSPQAVTLRELSVLSPERLHADFIYNHFTTLRIVDKGVSVIDEGLLKFSKLEELVLSANRISEIPAHNLPSTLKILELRANCLSALNSLTCRPPPLLQYLGLGSNGLGSHDDVSNLTGRQWPQLVCLDLSDCQFLDQKALLSALRTLPCLKTLVLEGNPFTLVPSYPGLAVDTLPLLSCLDNSWVFPEERHRFRGLAKMSDLIMDQASLTVSVGRMKGMPDPLMSVDENTPDFPVVAYSYFISYEFLSHQTPNNLKVDTQAGFDTAHVAEDVSSAADLQSSENCKREASKADAGVLTVYTEETGHVIAHVSKHSTSKLTWSECMDFSDTHIHVVSELGDLKKFLNQGLNLWIEEEKVLSWPAASEDIPESKPNQAVKDKKGMKGRESPIKSTAAKDKSKDKKKKTVLELVQDAPIRRSLGSIHIPLQSLVEGDRKVAVLCNLGFLRTESEMGPTQTHEKDPGKKIKEEKKKEDKESKLRGGKGKGGRNHEADVHTDNLPQPVTVEVSVELEKWQSTSEAHQLLHPHQTSQSPETVSS